A region from the Lolium perenne isolate Kyuss_39 chromosome 4, Kyuss_2.0, whole genome shotgun sequence genome encodes:
- the LOC127297395 gene encoding uncharacterized protein — protein sequence MHAKTDSEVTSLAPSSPPRSPPRAGNGPTPGSGGVMRGAVYYVQSPSRDSHDGETTTKAATTPALSPMASPRHSHSSSSRFSRGGKAPRNKGGKGWQEIGVIEEEGLLDEDERRPMPKRCKYCLIFVGSFVVLFTFFALVLWGASRSQKPQIAMKSITFQNFIIQAGTDASLVPTDMATTNATVKFTYKNTGTFFGIHVTADPFTLSYSQLNLAAGDLKKFYQGRSSRRTASVSVKGNKVPLYGSGPTLMAQPAAGGKGAGKVQPVPMTLSTTVRSKAYVLGALVKPRFTKRVECKVVMDPAKLNKAISLEKACQYS from the exons ATGCACGCCAAGACGGACTCCGAGGTGACCAGCCTCGCCCCTTCCTCCCCACCGCGCTCCCCGCCCCGCGCCGGCAACGGCCCCACGCCCGGCTCCGGCGGCGTGATGCGCGGCGCGGTGTACTACGTGCAGAGCCCCTCCCGCGACTCGCACGACGGCGAGACCACCACCAAGGCGGCCACCACCCCGGCTCTCAGCCCCATGGCCTCGCCCCGCCACTCCCACTCCAGCTCCAGCCGCTTCTCCCGCGGCGGCAAGGCCCCGCGCAACAAGGGCGGCAAGGGGTGGCAGGAAATCGGCGTCATCGAGGAGGAGGGGCTCCTGGACGAGGATGAGCGCAGGCCCATGCCCAAGCGCTGCAAGTACTGCCTGATTTTCGTCGGCTCGTTCGTGGTGCTCTTCACCTTCTTCGCGCTCGTGCTCTGGGGCGCATCCCGCTCCCAGAAGCCCCAGATCGCAATGAAG AGCATCACGTTCCAGAACTTCATCATCCAGGCGGGCACGGACGCGTCGCTGGTGCCGACGGACATGGCGACCACGAATGCCACCGTCAAGTTCACCTACAAGAACACCGGCACCTTCTTCGGCATCCACGTCACCGCCGACCCATTCACGCTCTCCTACTCCCAGCTCAACCTCGCCGCCGGAGAC ctgaagaagttctaTCAGGGGCGGAGCAGCCGTCGGACGGCGAGCGTGAGCGTCAAGGGGAACAAGGTGCCGCTGTACGGCAGCGGGCCGACCCTGATGGCGCAGCCCGCGGCGGGAGGGAAGGGCGCCGGCAAGGTGCAGCCCGTGCCGATGACGCTCTCGACGACGGTGCGGTCTAAGGCGTACGTGCTGGGGGCGCTGGTGAAGCCGCGGTTCACCAAGAGGGTGGAGTGCAAGGTGGTCATGGACCCGGCCAAGCTCAACAAGGCCATCTCGCTGGAGAAGGCGTGCCAGTACTCCTGA